The DNA region GAAGATATAATCAATCCATCACGTAGGAAACATGAGTTATAACCATAAGTTAAACGTAATTCTTTAGACATTTTCTCTTGATCAAGTTGCAGAATTATGGAAACTAATTGTCCTTTCACATTTAACTAACTTTCAGGCTGAATAATTACATAGTTATCAGAGTGAAAAACTGCAACAAGCACATAGTTTTAATAGTAAAAGATAAACATTATTCATGAGGCTCTAATTATCTTTAAGAGTGCGTAATTATCAGAAACTATATCCATCAAAAGAACAAAAACCACCTTTCCTTGGATATATTACTTATTCCCGCGataaaagaggaaagaagaaaacacCCTTGCGTAGACTGCAGACTCAAACTCTGTCTTCTCATTGCTGAAACTTTCACTCTGTGCCAGGCATTTCTCAATTTCCACTTCTAATCTCTCAAATGATTTAGTTTTTCTGACAACTTCTTCCTGTTAATAGATAACAATCAAATAAGAACTCAAAAGTTTCATTGTAGTGTGAACCGGTTAAGGTAATCAAtagttttactttttagtCATTTTATCTTTGATCCCAGTGAGTCAAATGCTACTTCAAACCAGAGGACATAGTTTAGGTGAAACTAACGACTTATTCCTTCTCCAAGCAGCCATATAAGAGATTATACTAATAATGTTTAACCAATTATAATCATAGGAGGCTTACACTGAGCCTTATGTTTGCATCCATAAGAAAGTTCAAGATTCCTGAATTGGTCTGTTTAGGATTGGGTGAAGGTTGGCATTTCCATCGCCATTCTAGCTTTGTCCCTTCCCTCTCGAAGGTCCATGACAACTGCGAAACTCGATAGATCAGGCAGATAAAGGGCAAGGTCATCTAATAAAACAAGACCAAAGGTAAAACCTGAGTGCATCAAAATATCAATCTTAAAATACAGCATATTTCTTTCATCTAGTACAGACACAAAGACaggaaagaaaaagtattCCGGCAAGTTCTACGATCACACCACAAACAAGGATAAAAATGAATTAGCAAACAAGAGGATAAGCTCAGCTCTATGATTTACATCTTCCTTTTGTGTGATTTctctgtttctttctttctttttttcttttttttctattatggTTTAAAGGATATCATCTGCATGGAATGATCCGTATGAAGATAGTATCAATTTGGGTCATACACCCAATTTCCTGCCCATCTTGactaaatcaattaaaacctGTAAAATATGCAACCTGAAGCTCGGCCCTATTTGCGCCCTTCAGCTCCCTCCATCCCCCTTCCTTCCCATTGCACGTTAATGTCCGAGAAAATTACACTAGTGGATGCAATCAGCTAAGAAATTTCACAAACTCTGATGGAGAGGTCGAAGTGGGTGTCATACCATGTGGCCTTGATGAAAATCGGCTCGATCTTGTCGGGCTCAGGAGGATTTGGGAGCTCGAGCTTAAAGCACGAATGCCTCGGCGACTCCATTACTTTACTATTGCTCTGAAAAAGAGGGAGGGATTCCTTCAATCAGAAATATTTTGCGTTTCTGACTTTTGAGTCAAAGCCCAATTACTTGAATCATTTGCTGTTAAATTcccatatcttttttttttttggaaagtGTAATGAGCCAGGTTTGTTAACCTTTACAGGAAAAATTACAGTGGGTTTGATAACGAAATCAagattgatttaatttgatttaagggataaagataaaagtaattggaaaaattacgtgagagaatttaaaaaataaaaaataaaaaaagtaattattgtgttattgaattaaaaaaagtgttgaaattGCGGAGAAAGTGTTGAATAGTTGAGAcgatttagtattaaaaaactAATTGTAATAtagaataagaaaaagtatgagagagaattttataagaaaaattacatTGCGTTTAGCAAcgaaattaagtttgatttaatttgatttagtttaatttaaggagatgaagacaaaagtaattgaaaaaagtacgagagagaatttgaagaagaaaataaaaaaaatttaatgattatattattgaattgagaaaaaagttgaaattgAAGAGAACGTgttgaataattgagataatttagtattaaaaaattaattataatatataataagaaaaagtaagaTAGAGAATTTGAAGGAAAAAGATAGACAaattagggtgtgtttgttttcgaaaaaatattcaactcaactcaactccactccacttatcttcaattcaacatcataatcattactttttttatttttaaaatttttttaaccattcaattcaatttttaatattaaattctctcaactattcattactttttcacaattcaacaacacaatcattacttaatcattattttctatcaattatttattattttttcacactttttctcataattcaaccatacaatcattacaaaccaattaaaatcaaaactcaactcaactcaactctcaatccaaacgcactcttaatgattgtattattgtaTTGTAGGGAAAGTAAAGTAAAAtcaagttaaatttgattttttaaataaatatagcaGTACGGTACACTAATGtttttaacctttttttttaacgaaACAACATggcttttataaattttactaGATTGCAAAAGAATATTCTCTTGCTTatgttttctttcaattttcagTATTATCGGGTCGGTGACCTCGTTTGCTGCTAGGGGTATAAATGGTTTGGTCCAGGTGAGGATTTTAGGTTTTTTCGGGTTCTGATGTTTCGAGTCGGATATGTTAGGGGAGAAAACCTGCCCAATAACCATTGAATATAATTAAACTCTCGCTATATGGTTTGATTTTTTCGGTTCGAATTTCGGATAACTCAAATTTGctactaaaaaaaaaggtttgatTGTTATTCTAATTCCATTCCAAGCTACTATTTACTACTCTACCATGAATAaaaacacaataaaataaaatagacacaaaatatatcatatcttATAAGATGAAtacatgaaattaaaaaaaacaaatattgcCTAAAACACCTcagtttctgttttttttctttttaatggcTATATTCGGTCGGTAGGGGCCTATCGGATTGCATTTATAGAACCTGAACCCTGAAGTGGAACCTGTAATCAAAGGACATAACCACCCAAATTAGCAACCTAATTTTTAGGTGTCGTTTTTTGGGTTTTGGATTTATGGATTCTTACTTACAGCTTTATCGGCTACTATCACACCTCGACTAACTCTAATGCCAACAGGCTGCCTGCGAGGTCACTAGTCCCAATGAGTCCcctctccttttcttcttaaCGATCTCTCTTTTATATCGGGAGTGGAGCCTCACCAACAACCTCGGTTTTAGTCTTAGTTTCTAACTAAGAGGCTAGTTAGAAACTAAGCCTGGGTGATTGATACTCCAATAAAGATCTTTCTCAATTTAAGATGTTGATATCATGCATTATCAAGATATATTAAACATAAATTCGCAACGTAAGACACTTTTTGTCCATTATGTAAACGGCCGTTGTGGAATTGCCGATGTGCACTTGATGTCGATATTTTTGTCAACTTTCTTGCTTGGTTCAGTGCCATccatttcttttctctttttttttttggttcaatGCCGTCCATTTCATCTAATgtcataataatttaattagttttatttttcttttagaatcctcgttatatatatatatatatatatatataggaccCATGACCTTTTCTATTTTGTATTTGTGTTTTTACTCCAAATTGTCCATGATTTATTTACGCGTTTTGTCAAACATAtcccatgtttttttttcttctattgCTTTAATTATTTGTATCGTTCAGGGACTGGTCACTCTTTGTATCGATCTTCAAATATCATATTCATGGCATTTCACAAAATTTATAAACATCTTGGATCACATACTGGGTTGTTGTGCTCAAGCCACTATCGACACGCTCCAACTCAAGTCCTTTTTCTTCGAGTCATCTTGCCGGTCGGCCTTTGTGTCTGAGCTTTCTGCATATGAAGAAACAGAACTGCAGGTATCACACATAGCTGACATGTTAAATAGCAATCCCAGAGTTGCAGAAGATCAAATTTATGGGAGACTAGTTAAATAACTGAAATTTATTACGTGTTGCCTATAACATCCCAAAATCCCACATTGATGGGAGAAAAGTTAGTAAAGTGAATAATAAAGACCCGTCTATGACCAGTCTCTTGGTGCGGACCTCGTCATCCAACTCGGTCGTGCAAAATCTTATATGGTACTGTTGTTCATGGAGTTTCGGAAGACAGCGATGGAGAGGTTTACTTATCAACAGGACTATTTGATCATCTTGTTGATTGGAATTGTCGTCTAGAAAGGTCGGATCAGTGATAACACCTCGTGGTATGCACGACCGAGTTGGATGACGAGGTCACACCAAGAGATCCGTACATCGAGGCCATCAATGGCACGCCGACGACGAGAAGAGTTGTGAAAGCGGGCGAGCGAGAAAGCAGTCACGCACAAATTCAGCCTACCCGAAGTCTTGGGTCCGCTGGAGCAGTACGTAGCCCAGACCCACCAGAATGCTGTCCCCGAGAGAGCAATCAGCTTCGAAATGGCATCAGCGGCAGTAAGCTTGTGGTTCATGTGGAATGGGTCCACATGAGCTATGAAGTTGAAGTGAAAGGGGGGGAGGATGACGAGGCAGACGAAACTGCTGATGCCTGGGCACTTCTCGGGTGTGAAAAGCGCGAATCATCGAACCGTAGCCGAGTAAAATGGCCATGTACAAAGGAACCACCCCGACCATGATCTTTGACACATCTTCCCAACCAATCATATCTAAATTTCtgaactaattttttttctcctttgtcCTTTGTTCTGGTACTTGACAAGATGATGAAAGGGAAGAACAAGAAATGTACACGGCAACCGGCCTTCAAACTCTACATATATAAAACAGGGAAAAGCTAAGTGAAAGAAGATAAACTTGTTTAGGGAAAATAATAAGGATATAATTAGTCTAAGTTTTTTTGGATTATACCCTAGTATCCGGAAGCTCAACGAGTCCtaactaattcagtttgagTCGGGTCAACCCtagtatgaattttctccattcatacGCCTCTAATCTGAGACCTTGCTTAAGGGGAATAAGCGCCGAACCGCTCGAATAAATCCATGTTGTTTATAAttagtatgtatatatatatatttatttatttattttattttatttggggGGGGAGGGTTAAGGGATTAAATTTTCGTTAAGGTATAATTAGTATaagttataattattaatggAGCTTTCAGGAAATTGGTTCCATAGCTAACGCCAATGAAAGAGGAGAATATTTGCCTATTTTTCCTTCTCAAGGTATCACCATTAATTAGAGCCAAAAGTCAAGCTCGGGATGGATTAGAGAGACGTGCAAGGAATAGCCTTCAAGATGATCAAATCGTTCTGGTAAGTGGGGCTTATGAGAGCGATGATGATTAAGCTGGTTATTatttacatacatatacactTGTGGCAGTGAACCACCATCttatctctttcttttttcttttttttaacagAAAATACTAAATCCCCAAACCAATAGAATGAATCAGGAATGAACTACCAATATAAGTTTGATTTATCGTAATACTTAATTAGTAAATACATCATTGAACATATAATCCTttgttaggaaaaatccaCAGGGCTTACTTGAgactcgggcccatccgcaacccaaaagcttaagccaatgggttgctagaccattatctcttataaacttatggatttcctctcaatttttccatgtgggattacttccatcacccgccctcatcattctccatataggagagaaaccagcccaacaattccccccattctcgactatatggaggacttcgagccgggtttttttacttccgaactcggataccaattgttaggcccttaccattctccatataggagagaaaaccggcccaacaattccccccattctcgactatatggaggacttcgagccggcCTTTTtacttccggactcggataccaattgttaggtcacggcccaacaattcccccccatTCTGGACTttatggaggacttcgagccgggctttttacttccgaactcggataccaattgttaggccattcactagccacgagttccacactcgggccttggcgcggtgtgggtttccacgcATAGCGTGTGCACTTCTCCAGGATCGTTAccttgggctctgataccacttgttggggttagggatgtactcaaccaaacagtggtatcagagcccaaggTAACGATCCTGGAGAAGTGCACACGCTATgcgtggaaacccacaccgcgccaaggcccgagtgtggaactcgtggctagtgaatggcctaacaattgatatccgagttcggaagtaaaaaacccggctcgaagtcctccatatagtcgagaatgggggggaattgttgggccggtttctctcctatatggagaatgatgagggcgggtgatggaagtaatcccacatggaaaaattgagaggaaatccataggtttataagagataatggtctagcaacccattggcttaagcttttgggttgcggatgggcccaAGTCCAAAGTAGACCTGTGGATTTTACCTAACATCCTTCGCATctacttctcttcttcttctatcaACTCTTATACACctctacatacatatacattctatcttcctatccaTACACAATTTTCCCTCCTTATTTATGTTATGAATAAGTTAACTAGTTTGACCCTCACTTTATCAAGTAGGATTAATGCAATGAATTCATATAAATAAAGAGTTTATCCTAAGTTTGATCTTTTTGGGATGCTTTGTCCTCTCGGATCTTCTAAACTTTATTTTTGTACCTTGATATTACTTCATTAATAAAGTTTGTAATGGGTtatcaaaagagaaaaaaaaaattgtggtgCCCCATATGTTGTGAGACTATGGGACCcagaaaaacgaaaaaattCCTCCACATAAGAATGGGATGAAACAGCTACTATCGACATGTCTTGTTATGGCACCAATTTTAGTGGTTTCCTACCGTCGTGGGAATAATCTTGTCCCACCGATGAAAGCAAATTTCTTGTTGTCGAGTGGCTAGAGAGTAGAGAGAATACAATTGCACATTGACTTAATCAATTGATTCTGAAGATTTtttcgggaaaaaaaatatttttggttCTATAAATTTGATCTTCAATCATTTTTGGTTCTATAATATTCAAAAGTGTCGAATTAGTCATATATGTCTGTTCCGTAAGACACTTTTTGTCCATTATGTAAACGGCCGTAGCAGAATTGCTGATGTGCACTTGATGGTGATAATTTTGTCCACTTTCTTACTTGGTTCAGTGCCatccatttcttttctttttct from Punica granatum isolate Tunisia-2019 chromosome 3, ASM765513v2, whole genome shotgun sequence includes:
- the LOC116200599 gene encoding DNA repair protein XRCC4-like, whose product is MESPRHSCFKLELPNPPEPDKIEPIFIKATWYDTHFDLSIREGGWRELKGANRAELQLSWTFEREGTKLEWRWKCQPSPNPKQTNSGILNFLMDANIRLSEEVVRKTKSFERLEVEIEKCLAQSESFSNEKTEFESAVYARFLSVLNSKKGKLRELGEQLVKAGVNGGKSPEEDKESTKKTDPFDEGSYNEVTTEKSGTGTSEDVQKGKSCSRKRIALK